A part of Manduca sexta isolate Smith_Timp_Sample1 chromosome 10, JHU_Msex_v1.0, whole genome shotgun sequence genomic DNA contains:
- the LOC115442702 gene encoding uncharacterized protein LOC115442702 — MGADIAHSAKGYESEDENAGRKWQRASDERPASKTTMYSKQEFREQYCINNKQLDLLELEKSKKDKFLGCLSQYHIESPCSRANRASFLSVCVRRRVPSDENLNTDYAPIQRYPRFGQPTPAPPELCAYDADLECSYFRRRPRSVCSQPDPKRYTWMPEDEDFTRMEWPQSVIEDNAGWPQNYNVDQIASVSRGGSLPRPPSIIPCPAHTPIPPPPPPPPLTIPPHRTKHVSFARSHTLTTFDDSVMPAAVGGSRFRRDCERLIDGRVVKPEAKQYATLPVMFQPFPPYPQFIAAQAPAPIHYPPPIAPMPTLPATSVPRPTQTEQPKVVVLDSIKKGVMRTQATQTEVCLGRKPLPPNYLSLSPRTIKRVKMVAAGVQTNGYTVGVRRLTKSFSEVGGDRLAGRDNQSDIPTTVESFIGNDHEKLHRTQSEEPPRSPRSPTAMMPSSPLMQRGDSDDVTSSSVKSVASSQIDKSSELSALQRQAQEYFQQNFQFIHESDRDDTIDDDIETIEKSMALNRRNLEYLQQEIAKQAKTDKSLRSILSKSTSDASQKTINSSHPFSKTSTFQSEPSTETSATTTDDSEKNEKEIIIDFEPRPDDEAIPFTTLRRKSRRMLQKTLSEGEILLDVRKTELQTNGEGVKDAPLVMSTSQENMTREDREREAMYRQYIAQNYNQTPIKDEGIFGFEPDGSFSSSDGNAPYEDFHEKYISYKHEPFRNRSVSFEEPTEITSKRDAITTKSTAKSSPGSPEPTQPETDVEHKTKRAVISNNVTTIPAPLEKSSPCASNESLTVDPTRDHSDGMWNESQTTVLQIDSGTENGTVISSSDLSSLAASPGALALLTPTSRRKQLLLLQHQQRSSLDTDALDEEFDASQSQSPTSPRNKLDTSSSSSAQARASLSPPAVVPSVTLPITKQPTISKAISPIAPPKVNHTPAIAITHPSLDLADVPFKRTPSFINKKRERALSPSRRRDLQRKAMQKEPNGTIPNQIKESPSEPSLAKAPSSETSLNRTDSGKINTTDVSESTTTTEDYVTANSDSSKKSNCKNQNQHHENNKAQEGSSFESASSLYSSTRTDNIPEEFVVPSFSPPLELNDDFMVPDLSSPPLPLPERISKSSVEKIEVKAEITPTIEHIKRDKTDIKVKEENIPRVSKSIRGTISGKSSSSGSYSIGGSNPNVTEDVEEKTPTEKIVEVPEKIETKTKEDKVTSPIREKEQLVPKMMGSLSDDERSVHYSSSGYYESPVEDDDDGGLSKKTYKHSQKYRSTSRPKMWLSEEKRRKKKAFTLEFSKSYDDSISTSQDDWGKKTKEPDSISQRSERSVSKTSNLKSPGEEKSEVRKKKTHFIDKPKSVQSSPREPVDIEKCLKEKSVKEKEEIKRPVERERYVKRTKLKAKSPTQSKAIDGSHGYRPQHYDRREPMGSNMKLHLNIPTSDDSSEQYRKDGGSNGNISPRKHRRLRDSPRRKTAANSNNIKSPTATGNHTGYSCRPRRKSGSNESISLPGSLPRRKQSIPTIPCVSSLEAEDIETTRTLTSAGSRLTPLRYIRSPTTSPRHHRKQDRDGKFAKAASAESLRSVSPGSDSVFYSEQTEQSLTGADGEAKTHCLHCGKEVHIITAAHEHDSVASRTSHTDESYADATPDIVPAPAGFADSPSCSTASKKHTGARLYKKLDKRYRSEDKSRHHYRHRQDVRAKSEERGKEDYAVTEKPADTRIARSAGNSLDKLAGSSASVDPDEHEECSGSSEGAEGGRDERGVYATPWWCGTWILLSENDDHWTRIPPDSLDAKEAGKDDPTESETEFNKRYVALTHRLVHRRACIELNRRQADNTFESDKTVVVRRGNEEFGFRIHGSKPVVVSAIEPDTPAETSGLEVGDIVIAVNGINVLDKTHSEVVKIAHSGSEILELEVARTCDVVASLAHESGPAALFSGYLWRAAPLRPHHPPRWTRRWFVLKRDNCLYYYKTDSSIHPVGALMLVNYQLTEEDVGKPHGFRLQRGGGVRLQLAADSAEAAARWRAVIGHAIDASNQPDGWLEITMRNMKLPPSSIPRPDCFGYLMKLGSKWKSWAKRYCVLKDACLYFYSDGNSKNAFGMACLHGYRIQTCAPGGKKFAFEVMPTEPKQRHFYFHTESEMDRKRWMAALEYSIDRWMKAG; from the exons CTGTCCTGCCCACACACCGATACCGCCGCCACCCCCGCCGCCTCCGCTTACCATACCTCCACATAG GACGAAACACGTCTCATTTGCTCGCTCTCACACTCTCACGACGTTCGACGATTCCGTCATGCCGGCTGCCGTAGGAGGCAGTCGATTTAGGAGAGATTGTGAGAGGTTGATCGATGGTAGAGTTGTTAAG CCTGAAGCGAAGCAGTACGCGACGCTGCCTGTGATGTTCCAGCCGTTTCCGCCGTATCCGCAATTCATAGCTGCGCAGGCGCCGGCGCCTATACACTACCCACCGCCGATCGCGCCGATGCCAACGCTACCGGCGACATCAGTGCCAAGACCTACGCAAACAGAACAACCTAAGGTTGTTGTACTAG ATTCAATAAAGAAAGGAGTGATGCGGACACAAGCGACACAGACTGAAGTATGTTTAGGAAGGAAACCATTACCACCTAACTACTTGTCACTTAGCCCACGAACTATTAAACGG gTTAAAATGGTGGCGGCTGGCGTTCAAACTAACGGATACACTGTAGGAGTAAGACGACTTACCAAGTCTTTCTCGGAGGTAGGAGGTGATAGGTTAGCGGGTCGTGATAATCAaagcgatattcccactacTGTTGAAAG CTTCATAGGAAATGACCACGAAAAACTTCACAGGACACAGTCAGAAGAACCGCCTAGGTCTCCTAGATCGCCGACCGCTATGATGCCTTCTTCACCTCTGATGCAAAGAGGCGACTCTGATGACGTCACTTCTTCTTCTGTAAAGTCTGTAGCTTCGTCACAAATAGACAAATCGTCGGAACTAAGCGCATTACAGAGGCAGGCGCAAGAGTACTTCCAACAAAACTTTCAATTTATTCACGAAAGTGATAGAGATGATACTATAGATGACGATATAGAAACTATAGAGAAAAGTATGGCATTAAATCGCAGAAATTTAGAGTATCTACAGCAAGAAATAGCAAAACAAGCGAAAACCGATAAATCCCTTAGATCTATTCTGTCGAAAAGTACTAGCGATGCTTCACAGAAAACTATAAATTCTTCGCACCCATTCTCAAAGACTTCTACATTCCAATCAGAACCTTCTACAGAAACTTCAGCTACAACGACAGATGATAGTGAAAAGAATGAAAAAGAAATCATCATAGACTTTGAACCGCGACCTGATGATGAGGCTATACCTTTCACTACACTCCGCAGAAAATCAAGAAGAATGTTACAGAAAACGTTATCTGAGGGTGAAATTCTTCTCGATGT aaGAAAAACAGAATTACAAACGAACGGAGAAGGTGTAAAAGACGCTCCTCTAGTAATGTCAACGAGTCAAGAAAATATGACAAGAGAAGATAGGGAACGAGAAGCAATGTACAGACAATACATAGCTCAGAATTACAATCAAACTCCGATAAAAGACGAAGGAATATTCGGATTTGAACCCGATGGATCATTTAG TTCTTCAGATGGGAATGCACCATATGAAGACTTTcacgaaaaatatattagttacaAGCATGAGCCATTTAGAAATCGAAGCGTAAGTTTCGAGGAACCAACAGAAATTACTAGTAAGAGGGATGCTATTACAACAAAGAG tactGCTAAATCAAGCCCCGGTTCTCCGGAACCTACGCAGCCAGAAACTGACGTGGAACATAAAACAAAGCGGGCAGTGATTTCAAATAACGTAACGACAATACCAGCGCCTTTAGAGAAATCGTCGCCTTGTGCATCAAACGAATCACTTACAGTAGATCCTACAAG agATCATTCTGATGGCATGTGGAATGAATCCCAAACAACAGTTCTTCAGATAGACTCTGGCACAGAAAATGGCACTGTTATCag TTCGTCAGACCTGAGTTCTTTAGCTGCCTCGCCTGGAGCGCTAGCATTGTTAACTCCGACATCAAGACGAAAACAGCTTTTATTACTGCAACATCAGCAACGATCTTCTTTAGACACAGATGCTTTGGATGAAGAGTTTGATGCGTCACAG AGTCAGTCTCCTACATCTCCAAGAAACAAACTAGATACATCAAGCTCCAGTTCTGCACAGGCAAGAGCATCTTTGTCTCCACCAGCAGTTGTGCCAAGTGTTACTCTACCGATAACAAAACAGCCAACTATATCGAAAGCCATATCGCCAATAGCACCACCAAAAGTTAATCATACACCAGCGATTGCTATCACTCATCCAAGTTTAGATTTAGCAGATGTACCGTTTAAGAGAACGCCGAGTTTTATCAACAAAAAGCGAGAGAGAGCACTCAGTCCTTCCAGGCGAAGAGATTTACAACGAAAAGCAATGCAAAAGGAACCCAATGGTACAATACCGAATCAAATTAAAGAGTCACCGTCTGAACCTTCATTAGCTAAAGCTCCTAGCAGTGAAACAAGTTTAAATAGAACTGATTCTGGTAAAATAAATACCACAGATGTATCTGAAAGTACAACAACAACTGAAGATTATGTCACAGCGAACTCAGATAGTTCGAAGAAAAGCAACTGTAAAAATCAGAATCAGC atCACGAAAATAATAAAGCCCAAGAAGGTTCATCTTTTGAAAGTGCTTCCAGTCTTTACTCTTCTACTCGAACGGACAATATTCCAGAAGAGTTTGTCGTTCCAAGTTTTTCACCACCTTTGGAATTAAATGATGATTTCATGGTACCTGATTTATCATCACCACCATTACCATTACCTGAAAGAATTTCAAAGTCATCTGTAGAAAAGATTGAAGTTAAAGCCGAAATTACTCCGACCATTGAACACATCAAGAGAGATAAGACTGACATTAAagttaaagaagaaaatataccAAGGGTCTCTAAG tcTATACGTGGTACAATAAGTGGCAAAAGTAGTTCAAGTGGAAGTTATAGCATAGGTGGCTCTAATCCAAATGTTACCGAAGATGTTGAAGAGAAAACACCCACAGAAAAAATTGTGGAAGTGCCGGAAAAGATAGAAACCAAAACCAAAGAAGATAAAGTAACGAGCCCAATTCGGGAAAAAGAGCAACTAGTGCCAAAAATGATG GGTTCATTATCCGATGATGAAAGAAGTGTCCACTATTCATCTTCTGGTTACTATGAAAGTCCCGTtgaggatgatgatgatggtggaTTGAGTAAGAAAA CTTACAAGCACTCTCAAAAATATAGATCTACTAGCAGGCCGAAAATGTGGCTCAGTGAGGAGAAACGAAGAAAGAAGAAGGCGTTTACGTtggaattttcaaaatcatacGATGATTCTATATCAACTTCACAAGATGATTGGGGTAAGAAAACAAAAGAACCTGATAGCATCAGCCAACGGTCAGAACGGAGTGTTTCAAAAACGTCAAACCTCAAATCACCAGGAGAGGAAAAATCAGAAGTTAGAAAGAAGAAGACTCACTTTATTGACAAACCTAAGAGTGTGCAGTCATCACCAAGAGAACCAGTTGACATAGAAAAATGCCTGAAAGAGAAATCGGTCAaagaaaaagaggaaataaagcGACCTGTTGAAAGGGAACGTTACGTcaaaagaacaaaattaaagGCAAAAAGTCCTACACAGAGTAAGGCTATAGATGGAAGTCATGGCTACAGACCTCAACATTATGACAGAAGGGAACCCATGGGATCTAACATGaaactacatttaaatattcctaCGTCTGATGATTCCAGTGAACAGTATAGAAAAGATG gtGGTAGTAATGGCAATATATCACCAAGGAAGCACAGGAGGTTACGGGACAGCCCACGTAGGAAGACAGCTGCTAACTCTAATAATATCAAATCGCCGACTGCAACTGGCAACCACACAGGCTATAG TTGTAGACCACGACGAAAAAGCGGGTCAAATGAAAGCATATCACTACCTGGTAGTTTGCCGAGAAGAAAACAATCAATTCCCACAATTCCATGTGTCAGTTCGTTGGAAGCGGAAGATATAGAAACTACTAGAACATTAACTAGTGCTGGATCAAGACTCACTCCTTTGCGGTATATCAGAAGTCCTACGACTTCACCACGACATCATAGGAAGCAAGATCGAG ATGGTAAATTTGCAAAAGCAGCATCAGCGGAATCTTTGCGTTCAGTCTCACCAGGATCAGACTCGGTCTTCTATTCAGAACAGACTGAGCAAAGTCTTACCGGTGCTGATGGGGAGGCTAAAACACATTGCTTACATTGTGGTAAAGAAGTTCATATCATTACTGCTGCGCATGAACACGACAGCGTGGCTTCAAGGACTTCACATACTGAT gaatCCTATGCGGATGCAACTCCAGATATCGTACCAGCTCCGGCTGGATTTGCAGATTCCCCTTCCTGCTCAACTGCATCTAAAAAACATACTGGAGCTCGGTTGTATAAGAAACTGGATAAGAGATATCGATCTGAAGATAAATCTCGGCATCATTATCGTCACAGGCAAGACGTCAGAGCAAAG tcTGAAGAAAGAGGTAAGGAAGATTATGCAGTTACCGAAAAGCCTGCTGACACGCGTATAGCACGATCTGCTGGCAACAGTCTTGACAAATTAGCTGGATCTAGCGCTAGCGTCGATCCTGATG agCACGAAGAATGTTCGGGAAGTTCAGAAGGTGCCGAAGGCGGCCGCGATGAAAGAGGCGTTTATGCGACACCCTGGTGGTGTGGTACCTGGATTCTTCTATCAGAAAATGACGATCATTGGACCAGGATCCCACCAg ATTCTCTAGACGCCAAAGAAGCTGGCAAAGACGATCCGACGGAGTCAGAGACGGAATTCAACAAGAGATACGTGGCGCTCACGCACCGGTTGGTGCATAGACGGGCGTGCATCGAACTCAACAGACGACAAGCTGACAATACATTTG AAAGCGATAAGACTGTTGTGGTCAGGCGCGGTAATGAAGAGTTCGGCTTCCGTATCCACGGCAGCAAGCCGGTGGTGGTGTCAGCCATCGAACCCGACACGCCGGCCGAGACCTCCGGGCTGGAGGTTGGGGATATTGTTATAGCTGTTAATG ggATCAATGTTTTAGATAAGACGCATTCAGAAGTCGTGAAAATAGCGCATTCAGGATCAGAAATACTCGAACTAGAG GTGGCACGAACCTGTGATGTCGTAGCTTCCTTAGCCCATGAAAGCGGTCCAGCGGCGTTGTTCTCCGGATATCTCTGGCGTGCAGCTCCTTTGCGGCCGCATCATCCACCTCGCTGGACGCGGCGATGGTTCGTCCTGAAGAGGGACAACTGCCTTTACTACTATAAGACAGATTCG AGTATTCACCCAGTAGGAGCTTTGATGCTAGTAAACTACCAGCTGACTGAGGAAGATGTGGGCAAGCCCCATGGGTTCCGActgcagcgcggcggcggcgttcGGCTGCAACTCGCAGCTGACAGTGCCGAGGCGGCCGCTAGATGGCGTGCTGTTATTGGACACGCGATAGATGCTAGCAATCAA ccCGATGGTTGGCTAGAAATAACAATGAGGAATATGAAGCTACCTCCGTCTTCGATCCCACGGCCTGACTGCTTCGGGTACCTGATGAAGTTGGGCTCCAAGTGGAAGTCTTGGGCGAAGCGGTACTGCGTGCTGAAGGACGCTTGCCTTTACTTCTACAGCGATGGTAACAGCAAGAACGCTTTTG GAATGGCGTGTCTTCACGGTTATAGAATACAGACTTGTGCTCCTGGCGGGAAGAAGTTTGCCTTCGAGGTGATGCCCACGGAGCCCAAACAGAGACACTTTTATTTCCACACCGAGTCTGAAATGGATAGGAAACG GTGGATGGCTGCACTGGAATACTCCATAGACCGATGGATGAAGGCCGGTTGA
- the LOC115442703 gene encoding LOW QUALITY PROTEIN: signal peptide, CUB and EGF-like domain-containing protein 2 (The sequence of the model RefSeq protein was modified relative to this genomic sequence to represent the inferred CDS: inserted 1 base in 1 codon) gives MKISSHIFIIIVYSMIIASLIECRKTKKGTVTTIATQNIIVEVSTIKQTHESTFQVPDDGWVSLALKDIAYYLRNHKFNEWDQRYHQNKPSEELIGYFKEFPEPPLKCLHWKVQQNCHKDFYKCIIYLHSVIETAPITRKDDILTIINANGVPVNETVSTLENECKDAVSNADKTGIPFDGPKERFVWRTSASYYMCWYTLLETPALSMLGEPCDNFANCLDPVHGSRNHDYRANDTQSFACAMYSFCPDLCCPIRYINSNECYKKXENPCLVHKRNLWTKSVCKFDRRSNHNFDSMINNKWNVSCNCEDEGFIWNSQFGMCVDKNECIIDESHCDNKTQDCLNTPGGFQCICKWGFAFENKTKTCV, from the exons atgaagATATCCTCccatattttcataataatagtGTATTCAATGATCATTGCATCATTAATTGAATGTCGCAAAACTAAAAAGGGGACTGTAACAACCATCGCCACGCAAAATATTATTGTCGAAGTCTCTACAATAAAGCAAACTCATGAATCCACATTTCAAGTACCTGACGATGGATGGGTTTCGCTGGCGTTGAAGGATATCGCGTATTATTTAAGAAACCACAAATTCAATGAATGGGACCAAAGATATCACCAAAATAAACCAAGCGAAGAACTTATTGGCTATTTCAAAGAATTTCCTGAGCCTCCGCTAAAATGTCTTCATTGGAAAGTTCAACAAAACTGCCACAAAGATttctataaatgtataatatacctTCATAGTGTAATTGAAACTGCACCTATAACTAGAAAAGATGATATATTGACAATAATAAATGCAAACGGTGTGCCTGTGAATGAAACGGTGAGTACATTAGAGAATGAATGTAAAGATGCTGTGTCGAATGCAGACAAAACTGGAATACCATTTGATGGGCCTAAAGAGAGATTTGTATGGCGTACATCTGCTTCTTACTACATGTGCTGGTATACTCTTTTGGAAACCCCAGCTTTGTCTATGTTAGGCGAACCTTGTGATAATTTCGCGAACTGTTTAGATCCTGTACACGGATCGAGGAACCACGACTACAGAGCTAACGATACTCAATCTTTCGCATGTGCCATGTATAGTTTTTGTCCTGATCTTTGTTGTCCAATTAGGTACATAAACTCCAatgaatgttacaaaa atgaaaatccTTGTTTGGTTCATAAACGAAATCTCTGGACTAAAAGCGTATGTAAATTTGATCGAAGAAGTAATCACAACTTCGACAGCATGATTAACAATAAATGGAATGTATCGTGCAATTGCGAGGATGAGGGATTCATTTGGAATTCTCAATTCGGCATGTGTGTTGATAAAAATGAATGCATTATAGATGAAAGTCACTGTGACAATAAGACTCAAGATTGCTTGAACACCCCTGGAGGTTTTCAGTGTATCTGTAAGTGGGGTTTTGCTTtcgagaataaaacaaaaacctgtgtgtaa